In Amyelois transitella isolate CPQ chromosome 5, ilAmyTran1.1, whole genome shotgun sequence, one DNA window encodes the following:
- the LOC106139039 gene encoding INO80 complex subunit B, producing the protein MVRRQREQSTSEDDIVIDSSPPKKHKRHKHKKHKKRRIENEFDSDTSIDVSYEDVLDKTYKMKVKTGRDVAGSSAADLLKAQTMKSSSDSRRSMPGSSSSTPPKASKKKKKGRDSGTSSEEERWLDAIKSGKLEEVDDELKKIKPKDPKMMTARQRAMYERGTDKEAGLSEVLLALPSGYKEKVMTAEALQKAALKSQKRKQLADEKREKDKKKTMDRLLKKQESKNLKNMQKCKPTRKHEPMIVYKINNNEITLSLPPGIPFPLEAQPPKEAPKPTLCGVSGCENIKKYNCSKTGIALCSLECYKKNLNNISMQ; encoded by the exons ATGGTACGGAGGCAGCGCGAACAGAGTACATCTGAAGATGACATAGTTATcg ACAGTTCACCTCCAAAGAAGCACAAAAGGCATAAACACAAAAAGCATAAGAAAAGGAGGATCGAAAATGAATTTGACAGTGATACATCCATCGACGTTTCTTATGAAGATGTTTTggataaaacttataaaatgaaagtgaAGACAGGCAGGGATGTTGCTGGGTCTTCTGCGGCAGATCTTCTAAAAGCTCAAACCATGAAGTCGTCTTCAGACTCCCGGAGATCAATGCCTGGTTCTTCATCAAGTACCCCTCCAAAAGCatcaaagaagaagaaaaagggAAGAGACAGTGGCACTTCCAGTGAGGAAGAAAGATGGCTTGATGCTATAAAATCGGGAAAGCTCGAAGAG GTTGATGATGAACTCAAAAAGATTAAACCAAAGGACCCCAAAATGATGACAGCAAGGCAAAGAGCTATGTATGAAAGAGGTACAGATAAGGAGGCAGGCCTTAGTGAAGTTTTGTTAGCTCTACCTTCAGGCTACAAGGAAAAAGTCATGACTGCAGAAGCCCTCCAAAAAGCTGCTTTGAAATCACAGAAGCGGAAGCAATTGGCAGATGAGAAGCGggaaaaagacaaaaagaaaacaatggACAGATTACTAAAGAAACAAGAATCtaagaatttgaaaaatatgcaGAAATGTAAACCTACTAGAAAACACGAACCAATGAtagtttataaaatcaataataatgaaatcacACTTTCTTTACCCCCTGGTATTCCATTTCCATTGGAGGCCCAGCCACCCAAAGAGGCACCTAAACCAACCTTATGTGGAGTAAGTGGGTGCGAGAacattaaaaagtataattgtTCTAAAACTGGTATAGCATTATGTAGTCTAGAAtgttataagaaaaatttgaACAATATTTCAATGCAATAA
- the LOC106139109 gene encoding BTB/POZ domain-containing adapter for CUL3-mediated RhoA degradation protein 3 gives MTAGISVAAINYSEVCVVPTFPYKMSGDHKTLIKGSPSQYVKLNVGGTLFYTTIGTLTKSDNMLRTMFSGRMEVLTDSEGWILIDRCGKHFGTILNYLRDGTVALPDSYREIMELLAEAKYFLIEELTDSCQQALAKKEREAEPICRVPLITSQKEEQLLIMSTSKPVVKLLINRHNNKYSYTSTSDDNLLKNIELFDKLSLRFSGRVLFIKDVIGSNEICCWSFFGHGKKCAEVCCTSIVYATDKKHTKVEFPEARIYEETLGILLYESRNGPDQDLIQATSSRGAVGGLSCTSDEEEERSGLARLRSNKQNNQS, from the exons atgacaGCTGGTATTTCAGTTGCTGCAATTAATTATTCGGAGGTTTGTGTGGTACCGACATTTCCATATAAAATGTCGGGCGATCACAAAACATTGATTAAAGGTAGTCCGTCACAATATGTGAAATTAAACGTGGGTGGAACATTGTTTTATACAACTATCGGTACTTTAACCAAGAGTGATAACATGCTGAGAACTATGTTCAGTGGAAGAATGGAAGTACTGACCGATTCTGAAG GCTGGATATTGATTGATCGCTGTGGCAAACATTTTGGTACAATATTAAACTACCTTCGTGATGGAACAGTTGCTCTGCCTGATAGCTACCGTGAAATCATGGAGCTTCTTGCTGAGgcaaagtattttttgataGAGGAGTTGACGGACTCTTGCCAACAAGCACTGGCTAAGAAAGAACGGGAAGCGGAGCCTATCTGCAGAGTGCCATTGATAACCTCACAAAAGGAAGAACAGTTACTTATCATGTCTACATCTAAG cCAGTGGTGAAACTACTAATTAATAgacacaataataaatattcctaCACCAGCACATCTGATgacaacttattaaaaaatatagaattatttGACAAACTATCACTCAGATTTAGTGGTAGAGTACTCTTCATAAAGGATGTCATAGGTTCAAATGAAATCTGTTGCTGGTCTTTCTTTGGGCATGGAAAGAAATGTGCTGAAGTATGCTGCACATCTATTGTCTATGCCACTGATAAAAAGCACACTAAAGTCGAGTTCCCAGAAGCCAGAATTTATGAGGAAACCTTGGGAATATTACTATATGAGAGCAGAAATGGCCCCGATCAGGATTTGATTCAGGCAACGTCTTCTCGAGGAGCTGTTGGGGGGCTGTCTTGCACTAGTGATGAGGAAGAAGAGCGTTCAGGGCTTGCACGACTCAGATCAAATAAACAGAATAACCAATCTTAG